The genomic stretch GGCGTGCCGCTGGTGCTGCAAGAGCAGAACGCCGTGCCCGGCTTGGTGACGCGCGTTCTCAGCCGCTTCGCGGTCACGATCCACGTTGCCTTCCCCGAAGCGATTGGGCGGTTGCCGAGACGTGTGCAGGGCCGGGTGCGTCAGAGTGGCAACCCGGTGCGGGCTACTTCACCTCGCAGTCGAGCGGAGGCACGCAGCCTCTTCGAACTGCCCGCCGACGCGCTCGTAGCGCTCGTAACGGGCGGGAGCCAGGGCTCGCTCGCGCTCAACGAACTGATCCTTCAGGCGATCGACGGCGTGGTCGGGAGTGTGCTCAGTCGGCCCGAGCGACTTTGGCTTCTCTGGTCCACCGGTTCGAAGCATCACGAGGCGGTGGCCGCAAGGCTCGCGCGATTGGGCGATCCGCCCTGGGTGCATGTGCTCCCCTACATCGAGGATATGCCCTCGGCGCTTGCTGCCGCGGACTTCGCTGTGAGCCGGGCGGGCGCGATGACCACGGCGGAATTGCTGAATCAGGGCTTGCCGGCGGTGCTGGTTCCACTACCGACCGCGGCCGCAAACCACCAAGCACTTAACGCCATGGCGCTCGCCGAGGCCGGCGCGGCGGTTGTAGCACACCAGGCGGGCCTCACCGGTGAGCGCTTGTGGGCCGAGGTGGTGTGCCTGGCCGAGGACGAAGCGTCTCTCGCCAACATGCGTGGCGCAGCGCTGGGTCGCGCGCGGCCCGGCGCTGCCGGCGAGATCGCCGCCGATGTCGAGGGGCTCCTCACCACACGGGGAGACATCCGATGACCGGCGTGCACGTTGATCTGCGCGCGCTCGCGGCGGAGCAGCCCGTCCACTTCGTCGGGGTCGGAGGCGTGGGCATGTTCGCGCTCGCTGAACTCCTCCTGCGGCAAGGGGGGCGGGTAACCGGCTGCGATCTGAAGGAGAGTCAGGCGTTCGTCGACCTGCGTGCTCTCGGCGCGGAGATTCACTTGGGTCACGACGACTCGCACGTCGAACAGGCGTCCGCGCTGGTCGTCACATCCGCAGTGCCGGCGGGCCACCCCGAGATGCTGCGTGCACGTGAGCGCGGAATCCCGGTGCTCAAGCGCGGGCAGGCGCTCGGTGCATGCGTGAACGCGGGGTGCGTAGTCGCGATCGCCGGCACCCACGGCAAGACGACGACGACGGCGATGGCCACGGAGGTGCTCGCCAGAGCCGGGAAAAACCCGACGGGCCTGGTCGGTGGGCGTGTGCCGGGCTGGTCGGGCAATCTCCGCTTCGGGTCCGACGACCTCTTCGTCGTGGAGGCCGACGAGTACGATCGCTCGTTCCACGCGCTCACGCCCGACGTGGCCGTGGTCACCAATCTCGAGGCGGATCACCTCGACATCTACGGCAACCTCGAAGGTGTGCGCGAGGGCTTCCTGACCTTTCTCCGCGGCATGCGGAACGGTGGCCGGATCGTGGCGTGCGCCGACGACCACGGCGCTGCGTCGCTACTGCCGGGCGCCGGCTCCGCGGGCTTCTCCTACGGGATGTCGGCCGGCTCGATGCTGCGAGCCATCGACGTACGAGTCACCTCGGCGACAACGAGCTGCCGGGTCGTAGAAGAGGGGGTCGGGGTTGGCGAGCTGACGCTCTCGATGGGGGGAGTACACAACCTGCGCAACGCTCTCGCGGCGGCCGCCGTGTCCAGGGCGTTGGGCGCCGAGTGGGCGGCGATCCTGGAAGCACTCGCGAGCTTCCGTGGGGTGAAACGCCGCTTCGAGCGGCTCGGAGAAGCCCACGGCGTAGTCGTGATCGACGACTATGCGCACCACCCGACCGAGATCGAAGCGACGCTCGCGGCGGCGCATTCGATGTTCCCGGCAGCCCGTATCGTGGCGGCGTTCCAGCCACACTTGTACTCACGGACGCGCGACTTTGCGGACGCCTTCGGGGTCTCGCTGGCGTCCGCCGACCTCGCCTACGTCACCGACGTGTTCCCGGCCCGAGAAGCCCCGATCCCCGGAATCACCGGGGAGACCGTAGTAGCGGCGCTGGAGCGGGCGGGTCTGAGAGAGGTGCGCTACGTGGCAGAAGTCGGCGCTCTGCCGGAAGCCCTCCTGGACGAACTTCGCCCGGGTGACGTGCTGCTAACGCTCGGGGCCGGCTCGATCGAAGACGTGGGGCAGACGGTGCTCGATGGCCTGGAGGCGAGCGTCCATGCGTAGAGAACTCCGCATCCTGCTCGCGACCGTTCTTCTCGGCGCCGCGTGGACGTGGGGCGGGCGTGTTCCCGAAGCGCTCTCTGAGATGGAGGCGTTCCGGGTCACCGAAGTCGAGATCCGGGGAGTGCGCTACCTCACCCGCTCAGATGTGCTCGAGGCGATACGTGTCGGGCCTGACACGTCGGTTTGGGGTGACCTCGACTCATGGGCCGAAGCGCTTCGAGCCCACCCGCTGGTTCGGACAGTTGAAGTCGAGCGCAGGATTCCGAACGCGCTCGTGATCACGATCGGTGAACGCGTACCGGTGGCCTTGGTCTCGACCCCGACGGTCGTGCCCGTCGACGAGGAAGGCATCCTACTTCCGCTCGATCCCGCTGAGCACCGTCTCGACCTGCCGCTCGTCGACGTGGGTCGGGCTCCCGCAGCCGGCTCGAGGCTGCTTCCGGGGCAAGCGCGTGAGCTCGTGGCCGAGGTCGCTCGCCTCATGAGTATCGACACCGCGTTCTTGCAGATGGTCTCCGAGGTGCGGTGGGGGGAGCGCCGGACGATCGTCGCACGCTGGATCGAGCCCGACGTGGAGTTTCTGCTGCCCCTCGGTGTGTCGCAGGACCGCCTTCGCGAGGCCTTGAACGCGCTCGCTCACGCGGCCTCGAACACATCGGGCGAAGTGCCTGAAGTGATAGACCTGCGATTCGCGGACCAGGTGGTGGTCCGTCGCACCAGCGGAAAGTGACGGTGACGATAGTGTCCCCTCCCGGAAGTTCGCCGGCATTGATCTCGCTGCGCTCGATCGTCTCGCGGTGGGACAGGCCGGCTACGACAACCTGGACGGCCGCTCGGCTCGGGCGCCGATGCATCCACCCTGCACCCACTCGCTTTGCTGCGAGCGGGTCCCCGGTTGCTCCTCGACCCACGCCTGCGGCGCGGGTGCCCCATAGCCGTGCTATGACTCGTCGTCGCGCCTTCCCAGGGTGGCGCCTCGGCACCCTCGGTGCGCGCCCAACTTCCGGGAGGGGACACTAGATGCGTTCAAACCTCATCGCGGGACTCGACATCGGGACCACGAAGACATGCGCTGTGATCGGTGAGATCATGGGGGATCTCCGGCGGCCAGGTCTCACGATCCTCGGCGTCGGCCAGACCCGCACGAGCGGTCTGCGCGGCGACACAGTGACGAACATCGAGGAGATGACGGAGTCGGTCCGCACGTCGCTCAAGGAAGCCGAACTCATGGCCGGCGTGGCCGTCGATCGCGTGTACGCCGGGATCGGGGGTGACCACGTGCGAGCCACGAGCTCGATGGGCGTGGTCGCGGTCTCCGAAGACGACATCACGGCGGACGATGTCGACCGCGTGCACGTGGTCGCGCGCGCTGTCGCGCTGCCACCGGACCGGGAGATGCTGCACGCGATTCCGCAGGAGTACAGGGTCGACCGGCAGCGCGGGATCAAGGATCCACTCGGCATGGCCGGTGTCCGACTGGAAGCCGAGGTCTTCCTCGTCACATGCGCGATCACCGCGTCGGCGAACATCCGCAAGGCCGTCAACCGAGCGGGGTACCGCGTTCAGGAGCTCGTGCTGGAGCCCCTCGCGGGAGCTCGTGCCGTGCTCACCGAAGACGAGAAGGAAGTCGGTGTGGCGATGGTCGAGATCGGCGCTTCAACCACGGACTTAGCAGTGTACTACGAGGGCAAGGTGCAGCACGTGGCGATCTTGCCGTTCGGCGGCAACACGCTTACCGCCGACCTCGTCCGTGGTCTGTCGGTTCCATACGCAGAAGCGCAGAAAGCCAAGGAGCACTACGGCACGGCGTTCGCGCAGTTGGTCGATCCCCGCGAAACCGTAGAAATGCCTGGACCGTCGCCAGGCCAGAGACGGGCCGTCGCGCGTGAGTTGATCGCGCACATCGTCGAGCAGCGCCTGGACGAAATGTTCAGTCTGGTGCAGGGCGAGCTCCAGGACCACGCCTTGCTGGACAAGCTCGGCGCCGGCGTCGTACTCACAGGGGGTACCGTCGCGATTCCCGGCATCCTCGAGCTGTCCCAACAGATCTTCGCCTCACCGGTGCGGTTGGGCGTGCCGAGCGAGGGCCTCAGCGGGCTCGCCGACTCCGTCGGCCGCCCTCGCTTCGCCATCGCGACTGGGCTCGCGCTCTGGGGCGCGGACCGTTTCGCAGAGACCGGGCGTGGGGCATCCACGATCACCTCTGGCATGCTCACGAAGCTCGGCACGTGGCTGAAGGAGTTCTTCTAGTGGACGCTCCGGTGCCTAGAAGGCCGCTCACACATTCGCTTTTCCAACACTCCGCTAGGGAGGAGACATGATGATCTTCGAGTTCGAGGAGACTCCAGTCCGAAACGCCCGAATGAAGGTGGTCGGGGTCGGTGGTGCGGGCGGCAACGCCGTCAATCGCATGATCGACGAAGACTTGGAGGGCGTCGAGTTCATCTCGATGAACACCGACGCCCAGGCGCTGAAGCGTTCGCGTGCCCAGGTCACGCTGCAGATCGGGAAGAAGCTGACGCGTGGTCTCGGCACCGGCGCACGCCCTGAAGTGGGGCGTCAGGCGCTCGCCGAAAGTGAAGAAGACGTGCGCAGGGCACTCGACGGAGCCGACCTGGTGTTCGTGACAGCGGGCATGGGCGGCGGTACCGGAACGGGTGCTGCTCCGATGGTCGCCGAGATTGCCCGTGAAATGGGTGCGCTCACGATCGGGGTCGTGACGAAGCCGTTCTCGTTCGAGGGCAAGAAGCGGGAGCGCCAGGCGAACCAGGGGTTGGCTGAGCTTCGTCGCAGTGTGGACACGATGATACTCGTGCCCAACGACCGGTTGCTTGCCGTCGTGCCGAAGGGGACGTCCTTCCGCGACGCGCTCAAGAAGGCGGACGAGGTGCTGCTGAATGCCACACAGGGCATCAGCGACCTCATCCGTGTGACGGGTGAGGTCAACGTCGACTTTGCGGACGTGCGCACCATCATGGCTGCACGGGGTCCGGCGCTCATGGGCTCGGGCTTCGGCGAGGGTGACAACCGGGCGCAGGAGGCGGCCCAGGAGGCGATCTCCTCTCCGCTGCTCGACGACGTGTCCATCGCCGGTGCGAAAGGTGTTTTGATCAACATCACCGGGGGCCTGGACCTCGCCATTGACGAGGTTACACAGATCTCTTCGATTATCCAGGAGGAGGCGGGAGACGAGGCGGAGATCATCTTTGGTGCCGTCCACGACCCGGATCTAGAGGGCAAGATCCGCGTGACGGTGATCGCCACAGGCTTCGATACCGCCGAAGACGAAAAGGTGATTCCGGGCGACTTCCGGCGATCCCGGCCGCAGACCCAGCCCAGGGCGGTGCCGGCCCAGACGCCGGTCGTTCAAGAGGTGGCTCAGTTCGAGACGGTTCGCATGGCAGTGGGTGGTGGAGGTGTGGAGGAGGTTCTTCCTCTGAACAGGTTCCCGGAGCAGACGGTCTCGCGCGCGCAGCTCGTGGAGCTCGATATTCCGACGTTCATCCGTCGCCAAATGGATTAGGCCGGTGCCCTAGCACCGGCTGATTCTGAGGCGACGGGCCGCCCGGTGGAGACGTCCGCCGGGCGGTCGTAGTACTTTGGAGGCATGTACTTGGTGAAAACTGGGAAGCACACCCGCTGGAAGTGGTTCATGGTGACGCTTGGCGTTGCCGCGCCTGCGTCGTGCTACCAGGTGCCGCCCGATGTGGGGACGCTGAGTGCGGTCTACGCCGAGCCCGCGGAGCACATCCGGATCTTGGCGCTCCGCCGGGGGCAGACGCTCGGGCAGCTGCTGGAGGGCTCCCTCAGCTACAACCAACAAGCGTCGCTCTTCCTCGCGCTGCAGGAGCACGCCGATCCCCGGCGAATGCGAGCCGGGACCGAGGTCACGCTTCGCTTCAGCAAGGGCGACGAGTCGTTGCGCGGCGTCGACGTGGAGGTGAGCCGCGACGTGACCGTGCGACTTTCCCTGGTCAGCGGCGCCTGGTCCTCCGAGCTCGTGCCAACACCCGTTTATGTCGACACGATGACCGCCACGGGCGAGATCGAGACCAACCTTTGGGCGGCGGTGGTCGGGAACCCTGCGCTCAATCGCATGACGGCTGGCGACGCGGCCCGTCTCATCGATGCGCTCGACAACGTCTTCAAGTGGCAGGTCGACTTCTCTCGTCAGACCCGTGTCGGAGACACGTACCGCTTCGCGTTCCAGCGCGAGGTCCGGCCGGATGGCTCCATGCGAGCGGGTCGCTTGCTCGCGGCAGAGTTCGTCAACTCGGGCACGGCGTACCACGCGATCTGGTTCGACCCGAACGATGACGGCGACGGCTCTTACTTCGACCTGAACGGGGAGTCGGTCCGGCGGGCCTTCTTGCTGAAACCGCTGACGTACCGGCGCATCTCTGGGCGCTTCACAAACTCGCGTTTCCACCCGATCCTCAAGACGTGGCGCGCGCACCGCGGCGTGGACTACGCCGCGGCCCGCGGCACGGAGATCATGGCTACGTCCGACGGTGTTGTGGTCCACCGTGGTGCAAAGGGGTCATTCGGCAACATGATCGAGATTCGGCACCCCAACGGTTTCATCACCCGCTATGCCCATATGAGTCGCTTCCGCCCTGGTGTGAACCTCGGCACTCGTGTCCGACAGAGCGACATCATCGGATACGTCGGCATGACGGGCCTCGCGGGAGGTCCGCACCTCCACTACGAGATTCTCAGCGACGGGCGGCAGATCGATCCGCTGTTGATGGACCTCCCGGCCGGGGACCCGGTGCCGTCGGAGGATCGCTTGCGTTGGCTGGAAGAGATGACCACTCGCGTCTCGCTGCTCGAAGCGATCCCGGGTGCCGGGCCGGTTCGTGTATTTGCCGCGGACGAAGAGCCCGACCTGCCCGAGGACGACCCCGGGGGCGCGCGGTAGCGGCTTCGCAGCCGGCATGACTCGGGGTCTACTGTTCGTCGTTCTCGCCGCAGCACTCGCCGGCTATTCGTTTTGGGTATACCTGCGCGTCGAGCTTCCCGTGCGTGGAACACGCCTCTTGGCCTCCGTTCGAGCCCTGACGCTCGTCGTGATCCTGGCGCTGCTCTTCGATCCTCGGATCCCGGGGACGGGCACGACCGCGACGTCGACCCAGTGGGTTCTCCTCGACGCCTCGCTCAGCATGACCGCCGAGGTCGAAGGGTCGAGTCCCTGGCAGGAAGCCCAGGCGAGGGCGGTCGAGCTCGCCGGCGAGGGCTGGGGCGTGGTGACGTTCGGCGCCAACACCGGTGCTCCTGAAGGACTCGACTACTCCCCCGACCAGACTCGGACCTTGTTAGCGCCGGCACTGGAGCGCGCCGCCGAGGCCGGTGTCGGTACCGTCCGAGTGCTCTCGGATCTCCGATTCGAGGACGGCGTCGCGGTGCGCGCCGCGCTCGAGGCGCTGCCTCTGGAGGTCGACTTCGAGGCGTTCGGCGCCGAACTGGTCAATGCAGGTATCTCGGCATTCGACGTCCCGGATGCTGCCCGCCCCGAGGGCACGGTCACGGCCATGGCGGAAGTGCACGGCGTCGGCGCGGACAGCGTAACACTCGAGGTGCGGGTCGACGGAGAAATCGTGGTCTCCCAGCTCGTGGATCTACCAGACCCCGGCCTCCGCCGTCGTGTCGAGATCGAGATTCCGGTCCCCAACGGTGCTGGCCGCATCCGGTACTCGGCACGGGTGACCGCCGCGTCCGACGCTTTCGCTTCGGACGACGAGGCGATCGCCTACGCGACCGTCGGCCACGAGGAGGGAGCTTTGGTGCTCGTGTCGCTGGAGCCCGACTGGGAGCCCCGCTTCCTGCTGTCGGTGCTCGAGGACGTCACGGGCCTCCCGGGGGTCGGCTACCTGCGCGTGGGAGCGGAATGGTTTGTTTCCATCGGGCCGGCGGTGGAGCGAGCCGGTCCCGTCGACTCAGCGACGGTTGGGCGAGCGGTTCGCGATGCGGCGCTGGTCGTCGTGCACGGCCTTCACGGTGACGCCGATGAGTGGAGCCGCCGGCTCGTGGAGGGCACGTCCAGCGCGATTCTGCTCGCGGGCGATCGTGAGGGGGCCGCGCTCGCCGGCGTGCGGACGGCGACGCCGTTAGGAGGGGAGTGGTACGCCTCTGGCGACATCCCGGCTTCGCCGTTGGTCGGTGAACTTTCGGGTGCTGAGTTCCTCGGGCTTCCTCCGCTCACAGATGTCCTGGTTCCCGCGGACGCTATCACTGTGGTTTCTCCCCTGAACCTCCAGCTTCGAGGTATCGGCGCTCCCGCGGCGGCGTTCCACCTCGACACGCACGCCGGGGGACGGAGGGCGCTCGGGCTCGCCTCCGGATTTTGGCGCTGGGCGATGCGAGAGGGCGCGGGCCGCGACGCGTATCGCCGCCTCTGGTCGGGAGTCGCCGGATGGGTGCTCGCCGGCGACTCCCTGGTTGCACCGGAGCCGCGACCGGTACGGTGGGTTTTCGACCGCGGTGATCCTGTCATTTGGTCTTTGCCGCGTGACTCCGCTGCCGTGCGAATCAACATCCTGAGGGGGGATTCCGTAGTCGCCGACACCGTGTTCCGCGGAGGAACGACGCGGTCCCTCGGCACGATGGCTCCGGGGCTGTACCACTATCGGGCGTCGAATTTAACGGGTGAAGTACTTGCGGCGGGTCGATTCGACGTATCCGCGAACTCGTCCGAGATGATTCCGACACCGACGCTACCGGAACCGATGGGTGCGAGGGCGGCGGCACTCGCTGGCGCGCGCGGTGGGCGTCCGCTGCGCACGTCTCCCTGGCCGTACTTGCTACTCATCACGCTGCTGTGTGCGGAATGGGTCGCGCGGCGCCGAACGGGACTCCGCTGATGGCTCGGCTCTTCAAGAACCAGCTGGAGCGGAAAAAGGGCCTGTGGCGGAGGGTCGTCGACCTGGCGCTGACCGACGTTCGCTTCGTCGCGGGAGCAAGGGACGACGTTTCGCTCGAGGCTCTCGAAGAGCGGCTCTTGGCGGCGGACTTCGGCGTATCCGCGACGATGCGCCTCGTCGCGCGGGTGGAGGAGACCCTGCGCAGGGGCCAGGCCCGGGGAGGCGCGCAGCTCGTGGAGACGCTGAAAGGAGAAATCCGGGCGATCCTGGAAGGCACCCACGATGTGTTCCTGCGCGCCGCCGACTCTGGCCCAACGGTCTACTTGATGGTGGGGGTCAACGGGGTCGGAAAGACCACTTCGGTGGCGAAGCTCGCCAACTCCTTGGTGCGGGAAGGCCGCAAGGTCATGTTGGCCGCAGCTGACACCTTCCGG from Gemmatimonadota bacterium encodes the following:
- the ftsZ gene encoding cell division protein FtsZ — translated: MIFEFEETPVRNARMKVVGVGGAGGNAVNRMIDEDLEGVEFISMNTDAQALKRSRAQVTLQIGKKLTRGLGTGARPEVGRQALAESEEDVRRALDGADLVFVTAGMGGGTGTGAAPMVAEIAREMGALTIGVVTKPFSFEGKKRERQANQGLAELRRSVDTMILVPNDRLLAVVPKGTSFRDALKKADEVLLNATQGISDLIRVTGEVNVDFADVRTIMAARGPALMGSGFGEGDNRAQEAAQEAISSPLLDDVSIAGAKGVLINITGGLDLAIDEVTQISSIIQEEAGDEAEIIFGAVHDPDLEGKIRVTVIATGFDTAEDEKVIPGDFRRSRPQTQPRAVPAQTPVVQEVAQFETVRMAVGGGGVEEVLPLNRFPEQTVSRAQLVELDIPTFIRRQMD
- a CDS encoding UDP-N-acetylmuramate--L-alanine ligase translates to MTGVHVDLRALAAEQPVHFVGVGGVGMFALAELLLRQGGRVTGCDLKESQAFVDLRALGAEIHLGHDDSHVEQASALVVTSAVPAGHPEMLRARERGIPVLKRGQALGACVNAGCVVAIAGTHGKTTTTAMATEVLARAGKNPTGLVGGRVPGWSGNLRFGSDDLFVVEADEYDRSFHALTPDVAVVTNLEADHLDIYGNLEGVREGFLTFLRGMRNGGRIVACADDHGAASLLPGAGSAGFSYGMSAGSMLRAIDVRVTSATTSCRVVEEGVGVGELTLSMGGVHNLRNALAAAAVSRALGAEWAAILEALASFRGVKRRFERLGEAHGVVVIDDYAHHPTEIEATLAAAHSMFPAARIVAAFQPHLYSRTRDFADAFGVSLASADLAYVTDVFPAREAPIPGITGETVVAALERAGLREVRYVAEVGALPEALLDELRPGDVLLTLGAGSIEDVGQTVLDGLEASVHA
- a CDS encoding FtsQ-type POTRA domain-containing protein → MRRELRILLATVLLGAAWTWGGRVPEALSEMEAFRVTEVEIRGVRYLTRSDVLEAIRVGPDTSVWGDLDSWAEALRAHPLVRTVEVERRIPNALVITIGERVPVALVSTPTVVPVDEEGILLPLDPAEHRLDLPLVDVGRAPAAGSRLLPGQARELVAEVARLMSIDTAFLQMVSEVRWGERRTIVARWIEPDVEFLLPLGVSQDRLREALNALAHAASNTSGEVPEVIDLRFADQVVVRRTSGK
- a CDS encoding M23 family metallopeptidase yields the protein MKTGKHTRWKWFMVTLGVAAPASCYQVPPDVGTLSAVYAEPAEHIRILALRRGQTLGQLLEGSLSYNQQASLFLALQEHADPRRMRAGTEVTLRFSKGDESLRGVDVEVSRDVTVRLSLVSGAWSSELVPTPVYVDTMTATGEIETNLWAAVVGNPALNRMTAGDAARLIDALDNVFKWQVDFSRQTRVGDTYRFAFQREVRPDGSMRAGRLLAAEFVNSGTAYHAIWFDPNDDGDGSYFDLNGESVRRAFLLKPLTYRRISGRFTNSRFHPILKTWRAHRGVDYAAARGTEIMATSDGVVVHRGAKGSFGNMIEIRHPNGFITRYAHMSRFRPGVNLGTRVRQSDIIGYVGMTGLAGGPHLHYEILSDGRQIDPLLMDLPAGDPVPSEDRLRWLEEMTTRVSLLEAIPGAGPVRVFAADEEPDLPEDDPGGAR
- the ftsA gene encoding cell division protein FtsA, coding for MRSNLIAGLDIGTTKTCAVIGEIMGDLRRPGLTILGVGQTRTSGLRGDTVTNIEEMTESVRTSLKEAELMAGVAVDRVYAGIGGDHVRATSSMGVVAVSEDDITADDVDRVHVVARAVALPPDREMLHAIPQEYRVDRQRGIKDPLGMAGVRLEAEVFLVTCAITASANIRKAVNRAGYRVQELVLEPLAGARAVLTEDEKEVGVAMVEIGASTTDLAVYYEGKVQHVAILPFGGNTLTADLVRGLSVPYAEAQKAKEHYGTAFAQLVDPRETVEMPGPSPGQRRAVARELIAHIVEQRLDEMFSLVQGELQDHALLDKLGAGVVLTGGTVAIPGILELSQQIFASPVRLGVPSEGLSGLADSVGRPRFAIATGLALWGADRFAETGRGASTITSGMLTKLGTWLKEFF
- the murG gene encoding undecaprenyldiphospho-muramoylpentapeptide beta-N-acetylglucosaminyltransferase, which gives rise to MHEGPVVVFSGGGTGGHLYPALAIADALRARRRDVRAVFIGATRGLEARILPERGEQHYLLPVRGIDRTRPMSSWRAVPALCSSLYTVTRLFRSLRPEAVVVTGGYAGTPAGLVAGMLGVPLVLQEQNAVPGLVTRVLSRFAVTIHVAFPEAIGRLPRRVQGRVRQSGNPVRATSPRSRAEARSLFELPADALVALVTGGSQGSLALNELILQAIDGVVGSVLSRPERLWLLWSTGSKHHEAVAARLARLGDPPWVHVLPYIEDMPSALAAADFAVSRAGAMTTAELLNQGLPAVLVPLPTAAANHQALNAMALAEAGAAVVAHQAGLTGERLWAEVVCLAEDEASLANMRGAALGRARPGAAGEIAADVEGLLTTRGDIR